The DNA segment tatatgtatatattgtttgaACTTGGCTTTGTGCTTGATAACTTTGCTTTGTTGAAGTAtttaataattagattttatggTTTCTTCTTCAGAATGAGATAGCCGATCGTGATGTTCCCATGTTAGGGTCTGCAGAGCATTCAGCTTCTACATTACCTCCTCTTCCAACCACATCATCTGAGCACAAAAATTGATCAATAGTTTGGGACCACTTCTAGAGAACATCTGATGATGAAAATAAGGCTCAATGTCAACACTGTTTGAAAGTAATCAAGTGTGGAAATGTAACAAGTGTAATGAGATCACATTTAAAGATTTGCATAAGCAATCCTGGTTCAGATAGAGGCAAACGACAAAAAACATGCACATCGCCTATCCCAGAAGCACAAGTGGGTAGGTTTGATGTAGAATATGCCCGGAAAAAATTGATATCAATGTTTTTTCTTTCACGTATTACATTGGCACGTGACATCTTGATGCTCTATGAAACAAAGAAAGTTCAACTTCAAAAATACTTTTTCAAATACGGAGGAAGAGTTTGTCTTACAACTGATAACTGGAGTTCGTGTCAGAATATGGCATATATATGTTTGACTGTTCATTTCATTGATGTGGACTGGAAGTTGCAAaagaaaatactaaatttttgcCAAGTCACCGGCCACACGGGAGAGATTATGGCTCAAAATGTTGAAGCTTGCTTGAATAGCTGGAAGTTGAACAAGATCTTGAGTTTGACAGTTGATAATGCATCGTCTAACAATGTAAGAGTTATGTATTTACAAAGAAGGCTAATTTTTTGGAAGAGTTTAGTTTTGAATGGAGAGTATCTCCATATGCAGTGTTGTGTGCATATATTAAACCTGATTGTGTAGGATGGATTGAAGGAGATTGATGATTCGGTTGCCAAAATTTAGGATGCTGTAAAGTATGTTAGATCCTCAAATTCAAGATTAACTAGGTTCAAGGCATGTATTGCACAAGAGAATATTCCACATATGAGTCTTGTTTGCATAGATGTTAAAACGCGATGGAACTTTACATACTTAATGTTAGTAGCAGCCTTAAAGCATCAAAAGGCATTTGAGCTATTAGAGATGcaagacaaaaaattttttgaagaacTAAACAAGGGAAGAGGGGTACCTTTAATTCAAGATTGGGATTATGCTAAGTCCGTCTTAccatttttagagatgttttacGATGCTACACTTTGTATTTCTGGATCCTCTTATGTCGCTAGTAACTTATACATGAAAGAAGTGTTTGCTCTTGGAAGCAGGATTCAACAATAtcgtgatgatgatgatttgagCATAAGTCTCATGGCAAGTTAGATGAAAGCAAAATACAACAAGTATTGGGGAAATGCAAAAACTATTAACATGTTGTTGTTAATTGCCGTAGTTCTAGATCCTTGCCATAAATTGGATTATGTTGAGTGGTGCCTAGTTAATTCTTTTGGTGCAGAAGTGGGTGgtgaattgaagaaaaagttgtcTTCTTGTCTTCATTcactttataatttatatcaaggTGCAGATGAAGGAAACCAAGATGATACCCTCTCCCAACCGAGTGCAAGTGATAAAGCTAAAGACATTTATGATATGAGGTTATATCACTGATCAACCGGTCATAAATCCAATCTTAAATCTAAACTTGATCATTATTTGAATGAAGACTGTGAGCCAGATGATAAGCCTTTGGATATTCTAGAATGGTGGAAGGTTAACTCGAATCAGTTTTTCGTCCTAGCAAATATGGCACGGGATATATTGGCTATACCATTTTCAACAGTAGCTTCTGAGTCTACTTTTAGTATGGGGGAAAGAATCATCGATCAATATCGTAGCTCATTGACTCCTAAGATGGTAGAAGCCCTTGTATGTACCGAAGATTGGCTTAAAGGagactttttctcttctcttccacCTGAGAATTTTGAAGAGCTTGAAAAGGTCGAGCAAGGTAAATTGAATATTAAATGTTTCTTAAATATATCATATGATTtacttataaaatattttagtttaacttataattatattttttttaaatttataattatagttTTTTGTGTGTGcagatttgattttttcagAGGGCATTGCTTGTTCAGTGGGTCCAAGTTCAATTGTGCTTGAGAATGACTAGAAACtcttgattgtttgttttctttagtTATTCTAAACACTTAGGTGGTAAAGAGATTagattttcttttctatatatgATTAGACttgtttatgtttatgtttaagtttggtgatagatcaaagaaattcaatacTCCTTAGATGGGGATATTGGTGTCAATAATTATAGTAGTTGCAAtgtcatttttgttgttgaaatttGCATCGTTTCTTTGGCTTAAGAGAAAATTTCCATCATTGAAGAGGCCTTTTGAAGTGCC comes from the Arachis duranensis cultivar V14167 chromosome 7, aradu.V14167.gnm2.J7QH, whole genome shotgun sequence genome and includes:
- the LOC107458827 gene encoding zinc finger BED domain-containing protein RICESLEEPER 2-like, with amino-acid sequence MSLVCIDVKTRWNFTYLMLVAALKHQKAFELLEMQDKKFFEELNKGRGVPLIQDWDYAKSVLPFLEMFYDATLCISGSSYVASNLYMKEVFALGSRIQQYRDDDDLSISLMAILDPCHKLDYVEWCLVNSFGAEVGGELKKKLSSCLHSLYNLYQGADEGNQDDTLSQPSANCEPDDKPLDILEWWKVNSNQFFVLANMARDILAIPFSTVASESTFSMGERIIDQYRSSLTPKMVEALVCTEDWLKGDFFSSLPPENFEELEKVEQDLIFSEGIACSVGPSSIVLEND